The sequence TCCTTGGCACCCACCCGCCCAACGCCAAGCGGATCGAAACCGTCCGCCGCGTGGACGCGCAACTCTGATCCATGCGCCAGCTTACCGGAGTCATCAGCGACCGGGGCTCGAAATACGCGGTCTCGGGTGGCCCCGCGCGGGATCGCGCGGGGGTGGATGCCTTTCTCAAGGATCTGAAGAAAGACAAGAAATTCGCCAAGGCCACCCATAATACATGGGCCATGCTTATGGCCGATGGCACGCCCCTGAAAGGCGACGATGGCGAATCCGGGGCGGGTATGGTGATCGTCCGGATGCTGGAACGCGCAGGGCTCACCGATCACGTGATCGTCGTGACACGCTGGTACGGGGGCAAGCATCTGGGCGGGGATCGCTTCCGCCATGTGCAAGACTGCGTGACGGCCTATCTCGACGACCTCAAGGCTTGATGCACATCAAGGTTGAATGGCCCTCCATCCTATAGCGTCCCTGCGTGCCCGACCGACGGGCAACAGCAGGAAGGCTTTGCCATGACCAGCACTCCGAATTTCAAGAAACACGCCGCCCTTGTGGACCGGATGGCCAGTACCCTTGGTATCGACCTCGAACAAAAGGCCATGGAGGGCCAGATCGATTTCGAACAGATCAGCGACGCCGTGATGGCCTGTACCGGCTGCTCCAACCCCGAGGAATGCACCCATTGGCTCGATGCGCAGGAGGGGAAGGCCGGGACGACACCGGACATCTGCCGCAACGCCAAAATCTTTGCCCGCTTGAAGGCCGGAAAACATGCCTGACGTCACACCCTTGGGCCACCCACGTCATCACTATTGGCTGGTGCAGGGGATGGCTCGCGCTACTGGCCTCGACCTGCCCGGCGCAGTACGTGAGGGGCGGCTGGGCCTGCACGATTGGGCCGATATCGTGCATCATTGCCGGTCCTGCGCCGGGGCTGGATGGTGCGATCAATGGCTTGCGGGCGATCCGCATGTCACCTCGCCGCCGCGCACCTGCCGCAACCGGGCCGCCCTTGCCGCGCTGAAAATCGAACAGGAGCTCGCAAAGGCATGACCGTTCAAATTTCCTATCTCGGCGATCCGAACCTGCATTTCTGGCTGACCCGCTCGGTGGCCCGCACCGTACGCGTCAATCTGTCCGATGCGCTGGCCGTGGGGAGGCTGACGCCGCGGGATTATGCCGACATGGTCACCAATTGCCGCCGTTGCCCACACGTCGAAACATGCACGGCATGGCTTGCCGAAAATGCCGCCGGTGCACAGGAAGTCCCGGCTCATTGCGCCAATGCCGACCTTCTGAATGCCTTGGTCGAAGAACTGGGGGCGACAAG comes from Roseovarius bejariae and encodes:
- a CDS encoding YigZ family protein translates to MRQLTGVISDRGSKYAVSGGPARDRAGVDAFLKDLKKDKKFAKATHNTWAMLMADGTPLKGDDGESGAGMVIVRMLERAGLTDHVIVVTRWYGGKHLGGDRFRHVQDCVTAYLDDLKA
- a CDS encoding DUF6455 family protein, with protein sequence MTSTPNFKKHAALVDRMASTLGIDLEQKAMEGQIDFEQISDAVMACTGCSNPEECTHWLDAQEGKAGTTPDICRNAKIFARLKAGKHA
- a CDS encoding DUF6455 family protein — its product is MPDVTPLGHPRHHYWLVQGMARATGLDLPGAVREGRLGLHDWADIVHHCRSCAGAGWCDQWLAGDPHVTSPPRTCRNRAALAALKIEQELAKA
- a CDS encoding DUF6455 family protein; this translates as MTVQISYLGDPNLHFWLTRSVARTVRVNLSDALAVGRLTPRDYADMVTNCRRCPHVETCTAWLAENAAGAQEVPAHCANADLLNALVEELGATSLH